The following coding sequences lie in one Mycobacterium sp. Z3061 genomic window:
- a CDS encoding serine hydrolase: MAIPSSSPRIYSLAGAERQVERRIHAAHADVAIFFRPLGGGSEWSYKPDDTFHAASTMKVPVMIELFHQAQQGKLALDDPLLIHNEFFSLVDGSAFYLDPGNDSNADLYRSEGQTRTLRELCELMITMSSNLATNLLIKKLGIENIRATVHLLGADGMNVLRGVEDNKAYDLGLNNTTTARGLEILLTAIAQGKVVDPDSSRQMVEILKRQHINDGIPSGLDPTIPVAHKTGTLKGIHHDAAIVYGRQPFVLVILVRGMTNSEDSSALMADITRVFYRATQ, from the coding sequence ATGGCGATACCTTCGTCCTCGCCCCGGATCTACTCCCTGGCCGGTGCCGAACGACAAGTCGAACGACGCATCCATGCCGCGCACGCCGATGTCGCTATTTTCTTCCGCCCCCTCGGTGGTGGATCGGAGTGGTCCTACAAACCCGACGACACATTCCACGCCGCCAGCACCATGAAGGTCCCCGTCATGATCGAGCTCTTCCATCAGGCGCAACAAGGCAAGCTCGCCCTCGATGATCCGCTCCTCATCCACAATGAGTTTTTTTCACTTGTCGATGGATCTGCCTTTTACCTCGATCCTGGCAACGATTCCAACGCCGACCTCTACAGGTCCGAAGGTCAGACCCGAACCCTTCGCGAACTGTGCGAACTGATGATTACGATGAGCAGCAATCTCGCAACAAATCTGCTTATCAAGAAGCTCGGCATAGAGAACATTCGCGCCACGGTTCATCTCCTCGGCGCGGACGGCATGAACGTGCTTCGCGGCGTCGAAGACAATAAGGCCTACGACCTGGGTCTCAACAACACCACGACTGCGCGCGGACTGGAGATCCTGCTCACCGCAATCGCCCAAGGCAAAGTCGTCGACCCCGACTCATCACGCCAAATGGTTGAAATCCTCAAACGCCAGCACATAAACGACGGCATTCCTTCCGGTCTGGACCCCACCATCCCGGTCGCCCATAAGACCGGCACCCTGAAAGGAATTCACCACGATGCGGCAATCGTCTACGGGCGGCAACCCTTCGTACTTGTGATCCTCGTCCGAGGGATGACCAACAGTGAAGACAGCTCTGCCCTCATGGCCGACATCACCCGCGTGTTTTACCGGGCTACTCAATAA
- a CDS encoding DUF2252 domain-containing protein codes for MDRDAGAGVHTVLADADAAPYRSLRQRPVTRAERYALGKSLRKRVPRKSLADWAAPSGRPDPVDLINISHRGRDDRLIPIRVGRMVDSPYGFLRGAAVVMAEDVAHLPATGISPVVCGDSHFGNFGFYASPERDLVIDLNDFDEAHPGCWEWDLRRLAASIWVAGRQNGTSEDDCCDAVRSCVASYRHELRRLADLPLFTRSFVRLDVDRLAAETSGRLKKQVVRSAKRARHRTGDRALPRFTHEVDGERKIVEEPPLITRLSSGESASLAEALDEYVETLPSYWRRVLGGYTLVDVAHKVVGVGSVGLRAYVALLEGSSEKDVIFLQLKQARRSVLARYVHGESAWHAHQGQRVVEYQQSLQTVSDPLLGWTTIDGLQYYVRQFRNMKGSIPLEAIDAAALADYAGVVGQLLAKGHARTSGASMIAGYLGSSGRVDRALCTFARRYADQTEKDHAALVSAVDRGLLPVERGV; via the coding sequence ATGGATCGCGATGCGGGCGCCGGCGTGCACACCGTACTCGCCGACGCCGACGCCGCCCCGTATCGGTCGTTGCGGCAGCGACCGGTGACACGGGCCGAGCGCTACGCGCTTGGCAAGAGTTTGCGTAAGCGTGTGCCGCGCAAGTCGCTGGCCGACTGGGCGGCGCCTTCCGGCCGTCCCGACCCCGTGGACCTGATCAACATCAGTCACCGGGGGAGGGACGACCGGCTGATCCCGATCCGGGTCGGTCGCATGGTCGACTCGCCGTACGGATTTCTGCGCGGGGCCGCGGTGGTGATGGCCGAGGACGTCGCGCATCTGCCGGCGACTGGAATCTCACCCGTCGTGTGCGGCGACTCGCACTTCGGCAACTTCGGGTTCTATGCATCTCCTGAGCGGGATCTGGTGATCGACCTCAACGATTTCGACGAGGCTCACCCAGGCTGCTGGGAGTGGGACCTGCGGCGGTTGGCCGCGAGCATCTGGGTGGCCGGGCGCCAGAACGGGACGTCGGAAGACGACTGCTGCGATGCGGTGCGGTCCTGTGTGGCTTCGTATCGTCACGAATTGCGGCGGCTCGCCGACTTGCCCTTGTTCACAAGGTCTTTCGTCAGGCTCGATGTTGACAGGCTGGCAGCCGAGACGTCAGGCCGGCTCAAGAAACAGGTCGTGAGGTCGGCGAAGCGGGCGCGCCACCGCACCGGCGACCGGGCGTTGCCGCGCTTCACCCACGAGGTGGATGGCGAGCGGAAAATTGTCGAGGAGCCACCTTTGATCACCCGGTTGTCCTCCGGTGAATCGGCGTCATTGGCCGAAGCACTCGACGAGTATGTCGAAACCCTGCCGTCGTACTGGCGACGCGTGCTCGGTGGCTACACATTGGTCGACGTTGCACACAAGGTCGTCGGGGTGGGCAGTGTCGGCCTGCGTGCCTACGTGGCGCTGTTGGAAGGCTCATCGGAAAAAGACGTAATTTTCCTACAGCTCAAACAAGCTCGTCGATCGGTGCTTGCGCGCTACGTACACGGTGAATCGGCATGGCACGCACACCAGGGGCAGCGGGTGGTGGAATACCAACAATCACTGCAGACGGTGAGCGATCCATTGCTGGGTTGGACCACGATCGACGGCTTGCAGTACTACGTGCGGCAGTTCCGAAACATGAAGGGAAGCATACCTTTAGAGGCGATCGATGCGGCCGCGCTAGCGGACTACGCCGGAGTGGTGGGTCAGCTTCTGGCCAAGGGGCACGCCAGGACAAGCGGTGCCTCGATGATTGCCGGTTACCTGGGGAGTTCCGGCCGGGTTGATAGGGCGTTGTGCACGTTCGCGCGGCGCTACGCCGATCAGACTGAAAAAGACCATGCAGCATTGGTCAGCGCTGTCGATCGAGGATTGCTGCCCGTTGAACGCGGGGTTTAG
- the galT gene encoding galactose-1-phosphate uridylyltransferase has protein sequence MRAKLADGRDLLFFSLPGHRPAPVPDRRPLLEHDGYQSELRFDRSTGQWVIVAALRQDRPYKPPADHCPLCPGPTGLTSEVPAPDYDVVVFENQFPSLSGAARSTLASSPAPILAPADGGFVSAPGYGRCEVICFSSEHSGSFADLEPAHARLVVEAWRHRTAELMAEPGIEQVFCFENRGEEIGVTLTHPHGQIYGYPFLTPRITTMLGQARQHRMRHGGNLFADMLAREVADGSRVVARTEQFTAFVPFAARWPVEVHLYPNRFVRSLVDLEDDELDGFARLYLDVLGRFDNMYAPTPLPYISALHQFAATDAQADGYFHVELMSIRRSATKLKYLAGSESAMGAFISDVTPESVARRLRELG, from the coding sequence ATGCGGGCAAAGCTGGCCGATGGCCGTGACTTGCTGTTTTTCTCGCTGCCCGGGCACCGTCCAGCGCCGGTTCCGGATCGCCGGCCCTTGCTCGAGCACGACGGGTACCAGTCGGAGTTGCGCTTCGACCGGTCAACCGGGCAGTGGGTGATCGTCGCCGCGCTACGCCAGGACCGCCCCTACAAGCCGCCTGCCGACCATTGCCCGCTGTGTCCGGGTCCGACCGGACTGACCAGCGAGGTGCCCGCCCCCGACTATGACGTGGTCGTTTTCGAGAACCAGTTCCCGAGCCTCTCGGGCGCAGCACGGTCGACCCTGGCGTCAAGTCCCGCACCGATCCTGGCTCCTGCGGATGGCGGCTTTGTGTCCGCGCCTGGATACGGCCGGTGCGAGGTGATCTGCTTTTCCAGCGAACACTCCGGGTCGTTCGCGGATTTGGAGCCGGCCCATGCCCGGTTGGTTGTCGAGGCGTGGCGGCACCGCACTGCTGAACTGATGGCCGAACCGGGCATCGAGCAGGTGTTCTGCTTCGAAAACCGTGGCGAGGAAATCGGGGTGACGCTGACCCATCCGCACGGTCAGATCTACGGCTATCCGTTTCTGACGCCGCGCATCACCACGATGCTGGGGCAGGCGCGCCAACATCGGATGCGCCACGGCGGCAACCTCTTTGCCGACATGTTGGCGCGCGAGGTGGCCGACGGCAGTCGCGTAGTGGCGCGCACCGAGCAGTTCACCGCATTCGTGCCGTTCGCCGCGCGCTGGCCCGTTGAGGTACACCTCTACCCGAACAGGTTCGTGCGCAGTCTGGTCGATCTTGAGGACGACGAACTGGACGGGTTCGCGCGGCTCTACCTCGATGTCCTGGGGAGATTCGACAACATGTACGCACCCACTCCGCTGCCCTACATTTCGGCACTGCATCAGTTTGCCGCGACTGATGCCCAAGCCGACGGTTACTTCCACGTCGAGTTGATGTCGATCCGGCGCAGCGCCACCAAGCTCAAATACCTGGCGGGCTCCGAGTCCGCGATGGGGGCGTTCATCAGCGACGTCACGCCCGAAAGCGTGGCCCGGCGGCTACGGGAGCTCGGATGA
- a CDS encoding galactokinase → MTVRFAAPGRINLIGEHTDYNLGFALPIALPQRTTVTFTPDHSPAITVSSDRADGSVRIPLGTAPADPDSYIEGWAGYVAGVMWALREAGHPVPGGAMSITSDVPIGSGLSSSAALECAALGAIASAADAHIDRMEQARLAQRAENDYVGAPTGLLDQLASLFGEPATALLIDFRSLTVTPVAFDPDTAGVALLLIDSRTRHRHAGGEYAARRASCEKAAADLEALSLREVQDRGPSALAAVTDPVAARRARHVLTENHRVLDFVAALGDSDFAQAGRIMSASHASMRDDFEITTTQIDLIVDAAIDAGALGARMTGGGFGGCVIALVPIDLADRVGEAVRRAASDAGFAGPAITRTRAAGGARALQ, encoded by the coding sequence ATGACGGTCCGCTTCGCCGCACCCGGTCGGATCAACCTGATCGGAGAGCACACCGATTACAACCTCGGCTTTGCACTGCCGATCGCGCTACCGCAACGCACCACCGTCACTTTCACCCCCGACCACAGCCCGGCGATCACGGTCAGCAGCGATCGCGCGGACGGCTCCGTGCGCATTCCGCTGGGCACCGCACCCGCTGACCCCGACAGCTACATCGAGGGCTGGGCCGGCTACGTCGCCGGGGTGATGTGGGCCCTGCGTGAAGCCGGCCATCCAGTGCCCGGCGGCGCGATGTCGATCACCAGCGACGTGCCGATTGGATCGGGCCTGTCTTCGTCGGCTGCGCTGGAGTGCGCGGCGCTGGGCGCGATCGCGTCGGCAGCCGATGCACACATCGACCGCATGGAACAGGCACGCCTTGCGCAGCGGGCGGAAAACGACTATGTCGGCGCGCCAACGGGTTTGCTTGACCAGCTGGCATCGCTGTTCGGTGAACCGGCCACGGCGCTGCTGATCGATTTTCGCAGCCTCACCGTCACGCCGGTCGCATTCGACCCCGACACTGCCGGCGTCGCGCTGTTGCTGATCGACTCCCGAACACGCCACCGTCATGCCGGCGGAGAGTATGCCGCCCGACGCGCATCGTGCGAGAAGGCGGCTGCCGATCTCGAGGCGTTATCGCTGCGCGAGGTTCAAGACCGCGGCCCGTCCGCTTTGGCCGCGGTGACCGACCCGGTCGCAGCCCGTCGTGCCCGTCATGTGCTGACCGAAAACCACCGCGTGCTTGACTTCGTTGCCGCCCTGGGTGATTCGGATTTCGCTCAAGCCGGTCGGATCATGAGCGCCTCGCACGCCTCGATGCGCGACGATTTCGAAATCACCACCACGCAGATCGACCTGATCGTCGATGCCGCCATCGATGCCGGGGCTCTGGGTGCCCGGATGACCGGCGGCGGCTTCGGGGGCTGTGTGATCGCCTTGGTGCCGATCGACCTCGCGGATAGGGTCGGCGAGGCGGTGCGCCGGGCGGCGTCTGACGCCGGGTTCGCGGGGCCGGCGATCACCCGAACCCGGGCTGCCGGAGGCGCCCGGGCGCTCCAGTGA